From a region of the Podarcis muralis chromosome 16, rPodMur119.hap1.1, whole genome shotgun sequence genome:
- the SYVN1 gene encoding E3 ubiquitin-protein ligase synoviolin isoform X1 → MFRTAIMMAASLALTSAVVAHAYYLKHQFYPTVVYLTKSSPSMAVLYIQAFVLVFLLGKFMGKVFFGQLRAAEMEHLLERSWYAVTETCLAFTVFRDDFSPRFVALFTLLLFLKCFHWLAEDRVDFMERSPNISWLFHFRIVSLMLLLGILDFLFVSHAYHSILTRGASVQLVFGFEYAILMTMVLTIFIKYILHSIDLQSENPWDNKAVYMLYTELFTGFIKVLLYMAFMTIMIKVHTFPLFAIRPMYLAMRQFKKAVTDAIMSRRAIRNMNTLYPDATPEELQAMDNVCIICREEMVMGAKRLPCNHIFHTSCLRSWFQRQQTCPTCRMDVLRASLPTQSQTPPEQQEGGQQPPQQHQTPLIPQPPNFPQGILPPFPPGMFPLWPPMGPFPPVPGVQPPNNADNASAATPSTSGTQTSAGASRPSGDSTSGSDTAAPAGTVPGFAFPPPWMGMPFPPLFGFPPMPVPPSGFAGLTEEELRAMEGHERQHLEARLQCLQNIHTLLDAAMLQINQYLTVLATIGTPRTAQPPSAPAASAPPSETPSPVPGTSEPATTTFQSADSTSSPAEERDVADQADLSPAAAGAKAYTEPSGQEQDGAQSSPEEPDTAELRRRRLQKLEFPPSSSH, encoded by the exons ATGTTCCGAACAGCCATCATGATGGCTGCCAGCCTGGCCTTGACCTCTGCAGTGGTGGCGCACGCCTATTATCTTAAGCACCAGTTCTACCCGACGGTTGTGTACCTGACGAAGTCCAGTCCCAGCATGGCG GTGCTGTACATTCAAGCTTTCGTCCTGGTGTTCctattaggcaaattcatgggcaAAGTGTTTTTTGGACAGCTCCGAGCAGCGGAAATGGAG catCTGCTTGAGCGGTCATGGTATGCAGTGACCGAGACCTGCCTTGCCTTCACAGTCTTCAGGGATGACTTCAGCCCCCGTTTTGTGGCCCTCTtcactctcctcctcttcctcaagtGCTTCCACTGGCTGGCTGAGGACCGTGTGGACTTT ATGGAGAGGAGCCCAAACATTTCCTGGCTCTTCCATTTTCGCATTGTCT cTCTGATGCTGCTCCTGGGCATTCTGGATTTCCTGTTTGTCAGCCATGCCTACCACAGCATCCTCACCCGGGGAGCCTCCGTCCAGCTGGTCTTTGGCTTTGAG TATGCTATCCTCATGACGATGGTGCTCACCATCTTCATCAAATACATCCTGCACTCCATCGACCTCCAGAGCGAGAACCCTTGGGACAACAAGGCCGTCTACATGCTCTATACAGAGCTCTTCACAG GATTCATCAAGGTCCTCTTGTACATGGCCTTCATGACCATCATGATCAAAGTGCACACCTTCCCGCTGTTTGCCATCCGACCCATGTACCTGGCTATGAG GCAGTTCAAGAAAGCTGTGACAGATGCAATCATGTCCCGCCGAGCTATTCGCAACATGAACACCCT gtACCCTGATGCCACTCCAGAAGAACTGCAGGCCATGGACAACGTGTGCATTATCTGCCGGGAAGAGATGGTAATGGGTGCAAAACGCCTGCCTTGCAACCACATATTCCACACCAG CTGCCTGCGATCCTGGTTCCAGCGCCAGCAGACCTGTCCCACGTGCAGGATGGACGTCCTCCGAGCCTCCCTCCCCACTCAGTCGCAGACGCCCCCTgagcaacaggagggagggcagcaGCCGCCGCAGCAGCATCAGACTCCACTGATCCCTCAGCCGCCAAACT TTCCCCAAGGcatcctgccccctttccctccaGGGATGTTCCCTCTGTGGCCGCCCATGGGCCCCTTCCCTCCAGTGCCTGGCGTCCAGCCCCCCAACAATGCAGACAACGCTTCAGCAGCCACTCCCTCCACCTCAGGAACACAAACGTCAG CAGGCGCCTCGAGGCCCAGTGGCGATTCAACATCCGGATCAGACACCGCGGCCCCTGCAGGGACGGTGCCTGGTTTTGCCTTCCCTCCGCCTTGGATGGGGATGCCGTTCCCACCTCTCTTTG GTTTCCCTCCGATGCCGGTACCACCATCTGGGTTTGCTGGGCTGACAGAGGAAGAGCTGCGGGCCATGGAAGGCCATGAGCGGCAGCATTTGGAAGCCCGTCTCCAGTGCCTGCAGAACATCCACACACTCCTTGACGCTGCCATGCTGCAGATCAACCAGTATCTCACTGTGTTGGCAACGATCGG GACACCCCGAACTGCGCAGCCACCAAGTGCCCCAGCTGCTTCAGCACCCCCTTCGGAGACCCCCAGCCCTGTCCCTGGCACAAGTGAACCCGCCACCACCACTTTCCAGTCTGCAGACAGCACCTCTTCACCTGCAGAAGAGAGAGACGTGGCAGATCAAGCAG ATCTGTCCCCAGCAGCAGCCGGTGCCAAGGCCTACACAGAGCCATCTGGCCAGGAGCAGGATGGAGCTCAATCTTCCCCAGAGGAACCAGACACTGCAGAGCTGCGCAGGCGCCGACTTCAAAAACTGgaattccctccttcctcctcccattGA
- the SYVN1 gene encoding E3 ubiquitin-protein ligase synoviolin isoform X2, with translation MFRTAIMMAASLALTSAVVAHAYYLKHQFYPTVVYLTKSSPSMAVLYIQAFVLVFLLGKFMGKVFFGQLRAAEMEHLLERSWYAVTETCLAFTVFRDDFSPRFVALFTLLLFLKCFHWLAEDRVDFMERSPNISWLFHFRIVSLMLLLGILDFLFVSHAYHSILTRGASVQLVFGFEYAILMTMVLTIFIKYILHSIDLQSENPWDNKAVYMLYTELFTGFIKVLLYMAFMTIMIKVHTFPLFAIRPMYLAMRQFKKAVTDAIMSRRAIRNMNTLYPDATPEELQAMDNVCIICREEMVMGAKRLPCNHIFHTSCLRSWFQRQQTCPTCRMDVLRASLPTQSQTPPEQQEGGQQPPQQHQTPLIPQPPNFPQGILPPFPPGMFPLWPPMGPFPPVPGVQPPNNADNASAATPSTSGTQTSGASRPSGDSTSGSDTAAPAGTVPGFAFPPPWMGMPFPPLFGFPPMPVPPSGFAGLTEEELRAMEGHERQHLEARLQCLQNIHTLLDAAMLQINQYLTVLATIGTPRTAQPPSAPAASAPPSETPSPVPGTSEPATTTFQSADSTSSPAEERDVADQADLSPAAAGAKAYTEPSGQEQDGAQSSPEEPDTAELRRRRLQKLEFPPSSSH, from the exons ATGTTCCGAACAGCCATCATGATGGCTGCCAGCCTGGCCTTGACCTCTGCAGTGGTGGCGCACGCCTATTATCTTAAGCACCAGTTCTACCCGACGGTTGTGTACCTGACGAAGTCCAGTCCCAGCATGGCG GTGCTGTACATTCAAGCTTTCGTCCTGGTGTTCctattaggcaaattcatgggcaAAGTGTTTTTTGGACAGCTCCGAGCAGCGGAAATGGAG catCTGCTTGAGCGGTCATGGTATGCAGTGACCGAGACCTGCCTTGCCTTCACAGTCTTCAGGGATGACTTCAGCCCCCGTTTTGTGGCCCTCTtcactctcctcctcttcctcaagtGCTTCCACTGGCTGGCTGAGGACCGTGTGGACTTT ATGGAGAGGAGCCCAAACATTTCCTGGCTCTTCCATTTTCGCATTGTCT cTCTGATGCTGCTCCTGGGCATTCTGGATTTCCTGTTTGTCAGCCATGCCTACCACAGCATCCTCACCCGGGGAGCCTCCGTCCAGCTGGTCTTTGGCTTTGAG TATGCTATCCTCATGACGATGGTGCTCACCATCTTCATCAAATACATCCTGCACTCCATCGACCTCCAGAGCGAGAACCCTTGGGACAACAAGGCCGTCTACATGCTCTATACAGAGCTCTTCACAG GATTCATCAAGGTCCTCTTGTACATGGCCTTCATGACCATCATGATCAAAGTGCACACCTTCCCGCTGTTTGCCATCCGACCCATGTACCTGGCTATGAG GCAGTTCAAGAAAGCTGTGACAGATGCAATCATGTCCCGCCGAGCTATTCGCAACATGAACACCCT gtACCCTGATGCCACTCCAGAAGAACTGCAGGCCATGGACAACGTGTGCATTATCTGCCGGGAAGAGATGGTAATGGGTGCAAAACGCCTGCCTTGCAACCACATATTCCACACCAG CTGCCTGCGATCCTGGTTCCAGCGCCAGCAGACCTGTCCCACGTGCAGGATGGACGTCCTCCGAGCCTCCCTCCCCACTCAGTCGCAGACGCCCCCTgagcaacaggagggagggcagcaGCCGCCGCAGCAGCATCAGACTCCACTGATCCCTCAGCCGCCAAACT TTCCCCAAGGcatcctgccccctttccctccaGGGATGTTCCCTCTGTGGCCGCCCATGGGCCCCTTCCCTCCAGTGCCTGGCGTCCAGCCCCCCAACAATGCAGACAACGCTTCAGCAGCCACTCCCTCCACCTCAGGAACACAAACGTCAG GCGCCTCGAGGCCCAGTGGCGATTCAACATCCGGATCAGACACCGCGGCCCCTGCAGGGACGGTGCCTGGTTTTGCCTTCCCTCCGCCTTGGATGGGGATGCCGTTCCCACCTCTCTTTG GTTTCCCTCCGATGCCGGTACCACCATCTGGGTTTGCTGGGCTGACAGAGGAAGAGCTGCGGGCCATGGAAGGCCATGAGCGGCAGCATTTGGAAGCCCGTCTCCAGTGCCTGCAGAACATCCACACACTCCTTGACGCTGCCATGCTGCAGATCAACCAGTATCTCACTGTGTTGGCAACGATCGG GACACCCCGAACTGCGCAGCCACCAAGTGCCCCAGCTGCTTCAGCACCCCCTTCGGAGACCCCCAGCCCTGTCCCTGGCACAAGTGAACCCGCCACCACCACTTTCCAGTCTGCAGACAGCACCTCTTCACCTGCAGAAGAGAGAGACGTGGCAGATCAAGCAG ATCTGTCCCCAGCAGCAGCCGGTGCCAAGGCCTACACAGAGCCATCTGGCCAGGAGCAGGATGGAGCTCAATCTTCCCCAGAGGAACCAGACACTGCAGAGCTGCGCAGGCGCCGACTTCAAAAACTGgaattccctccttcctcctcccattGA
- the SYVN1 gene encoding E3 ubiquitin-protein ligase synoviolin isoform X3: MFRTAIMMAASLALTSAVVAHAYYLKHQFYPTVVYLTKSSPSMAVLYIQAFVLVFLLGKFMGKVFFGQLRAAEMEHLLERSWYAVTETCLAFTVFRDDFSPRFVALFTLLLFLKCFHWLAEDRVDFMERSPNISWLFHFRIVSLMLLLGILDFLFVSHAYHSILTRGASVQLVFGFEYAILMTMVLTIFIKYILHSIDLQSENPWDNKAVYMLYTELFTGFIKVLLYMAFMTIMIKVHTFPLFAIRPMYLAMRQFKKAVTDAIMSRRAIRNMNTLYPDATPEELQAMDNVCIICREEMVMGAKRLPCNHIFHTSCLRSWFQRQQTCPTCRMDVLRASLPTQSQTPPEQQEGGQQPPQQHQTPLIPQPPNFPQGILPPFPPGMFPLWPPMGPFPPVPGVQPPNNADNASAATPSTSGTQTSAGASRPSGDSTSGSDTAAPAGTVPGFAFPPPWMGMPFPPLFGFPPMPVPPSGFAGLTEEELRAMEGHERQHLEARLQCLQNIHTLLDAAMLQINQYLTVLATIG, from the exons ATGTTCCGAACAGCCATCATGATGGCTGCCAGCCTGGCCTTGACCTCTGCAGTGGTGGCGCACGCCTATTATCTTAAGCACCAGTTCTACCCGACGGTTGTGTACCTGACGAAGTCCAGTCCCAGCATGGCG GTGCTGTACATTCAAGCTTTCGTCCTGGTGTTCctattaggcaaattcatgggcaAAGTGTTTTTTGGACAGCTCCGAGCAGCGGAAATGGAG catCTGCTTGAGCGGTCATGGTATGCAGTGACCGAGACCTGCCTTGCCTTCACAGTCTTCAGGGATGACTTCAGCCCCCGTTTTGTGGCCCTCTtcactctcctcctcttcctcaagtGCTTCCACTGGCTGGCTGAGGACCGTGTGGACTTT ATGGAGAGGAGCCCAAACATTTCCTGGCTCTTCCATTTTCGCATTGTCT cTCTGATGCTGCTCCTGGGCATTCTGGATTTCCTGTTTGTCAGCCATGCCTACCACAGCATCCTCACCCGGGGAGCCTCCGTCCAGCTGGTCTTTGGCTTTGAG TATGCTATCCTCATGACGATGGTGCTCACCATCTTCATCAAATACATCCTGCACTCCATCGACCTCCAGAGCGAGAACCCTTGGGACAACAAGGCCGTCTACATGCTCTATACAGAGCTCTTCACAG GATTCATCAAGGTCCTCTTGTACATGGCCTTCATGACCATCATGATCAAAGTGCACACCTTCCCGCTGTTTGCCATCCGACCCATGTACCTGGCTATGAG GCAGTTCAAGAAAGCTGTGACAGATGCAATCATGTCCCGCCGAGCTATTCGCAACATGAACACCCT gtACCCTGATGCCACTCCAGAAGAACTGCAGGCCATGGACAACGTGTGCATTATCTGCCGGGAAGAGATGGTAATGGGTGCAAAACGCCTGCCTTGCAACCACATATTCCACACCAG CTGCCTGCGATCCTGGTTCCAGCGCCAGCAGACCTGTCCCACGTGCAGGATGGACGTCCTCCGAGCCTCCCTCCCCACTCAGTCGCAGACGCCCCCTgagcaacaggagggagggcagcaGCCGCCGCAGCAGCATCAGACTCCACTGATCCCTCAGCCGCCAAACT TTCCCCAAGGcatcctgccccctttccctccaGGGATGTTCCCTCTGTGGCCGCCCATGGGCCCCTTCCCTCCAGTGCCTGGCGTCCAGCCCCCCAACAATGCAGACAACGCTTCAGCAGCCACTCCCTCCACCTCAGGAACACAAACGTCAG CAGGCGCCTCGAGGCCCAGTGGCGATTCAACATCCGGATCAGACACCGCGGCCCCTGCAGGGACGGTGCCTGGTTTTGCCTTCCCTCCGCCTTGGATGGGGATGCCGTTCCCACCTCTCTTTG GTTTCCCTCCGATGCCGGTACCACCATCTGGGTTTGCTGGGCTGACAGAGGAAGAGCTGCGGGCCATGGAAGGCCATGAGCGGCAGCATTTGGAAGCCCGTCTCCAGTGCCTGCAGAACATCCACACACTCCTTGACGCTGCCATGCTGCAGATCAACCAGTATCTCACTGTGTTGGCAACGATCGGGTAA